The region atatcacagtttacctatttgcttatggttttgcctacacctagcgacctgctttttaaattatatgaataaaaaatattaccttttatttggaacggcaagccagataaaattaaaagggcctatttatataacgaatatgaattcggagggcagaaattattaaatattaaagcattagacctctcactaaaggcatcagtcatacaaaagttatacttaaatccaaactggttctctagtaaattggtacgaatgtctcttcctatgttcaagaagggcctttttccctttattcagattacacctgctcactttcggttgtttgaaaaggaaataatctccaaaatatctttattttttaaacaagccttagaaagttggttgcaatttcagtttattcgacctgaaaggacggaacaaatagtacaacaaatattgtggttaaattcaaatatagtaaaaaaaactgtatttatcgaagattttttttttaaaaggtataattttagtgaatgatatcataaataggactggtggagttatgtcacacatgcagctaacacagacatRtggaaatgtctgctctacccaaaattactaccaattaattgcagcattaccacaaaaatggaagaggcaagtagaaggggaaaaaagtaaggaacttgtatgtcggcacctatattaaagaacataaatggttaaagaaaagtgtgataaataaaaacatataccaatttaatttaaggaccaaaaaactgacagatgtgccatataaattgcaaaatagttgggaagagattttcgatgtacccattccatggcacatggtttatgaattgatacacaaaacaacgccggtttcaaaacttcgaatttttccatttaaattactatacaaaattcttgcaactaatagaatgttatatatatgggggatacaagtctgtccccagctctgcagattctgctgtgaggaggcagagtcattagatcgtttattttggtattgtccatatgtagctcgtttttggtcacaggtccaggaatggctgaagatttgcaacatttgcctagaactaatgctacagatagcaatactggggattTGAAAAACCCAGTAGTCaatcaaataatataataattatattagcaaaaatgttttatttttaatttacaatctgtagaaggtATGAGAAATAGGAAGGTTCaatattttgtgaagcatcacagcacagttgaatatgaaaaatatatggcaaatagaatatggatgatgttgagagaatAGATGGGAGAgtgggttgaatggagctgaagggtgggactaataacaagataaacaatgtaaagcatCGGGATCTATAAAATTGTATATTGGTTCGGAACTTTTGTAAATAGCACAgtttacaaatagaaatcaaactggatggacatcagaaatagaggaaggactaagaacaacaagagagaactattgtaaagtagactgtgtctgtaaaaatgtgtataagatgtataaattgaaggtaaaagcagaagtgtttattagtttactccaattggggggaATCGGTgtagggttgcggggaataataataaaggtatattctttaaaaaaagtatgtacagtggggcaaaaaatatttagtcagccaccaattgtgcaagttctcccacttaaaaagatgagagaggcctgtaatgtccatcataggtacacttcaactaatgacagacaaaatgagaaaaaaaaatccagaagatcacattgtaggattttaatgaatttatttgcaaattatggtggaaaaaagtaatttggtcactacaaacaagcaaagattcctggctctcacagacctgtaacttcttctttaagaggctcctctgtcctccactcgttacctgtattaatggcacctgtttgaacttttatcagtataaaagacacctgtccacaacctcaaacagtcacactccaaactccactatggccaagaccaaagagctgtcaaagacaccagaaacaaaattgtagacctgcaccaggcttgaagactgatctgcaataggtaaagtgcagcttggtttgaagaaatcaactgtgggagcaaattATTTAGGAAAtggaacatacaagaccactgataatctccctcgatctgggctccacgcaagatctcacccgtggggtcaaaaatgatcacaagaacggtgagcaaaaatcccagaaccactcggcggggacctagtgaatgacctgcagagagctgggaccaagtaaaCAAAGCCTgaaccatcagtaacacactacgccgccagggactcaaatcctgcagtgccagacgtgtccccctgcttaagccagtacatgtccaggcccgtctgaagtttgctagagagagcatttggatgatccagaagaagattgggagaatgtcatatgttcagatgaaaccaaaaatataactttttggtaaaaactcaactcgtcgtgtttggaggacaaagaatgcagagttgcatccaaagaacaccatacctactgtgaagcatgggggggaAACATCAATGGTTTGGgctttttttctgcaaagggaccaggacgactgatccgtgtaaaggacagaatgatggggccatgtatcgtgagattttgagtgaaaacctccttccatcagcaagggcattgaagatgaaacgtgggctgggtctttcagcatgacaatgatcccaaacacacgcccgggcaacgaaggagtggcttcgtaagaagcatttcaaggtcctggagtggcctagccaggctccagatctcaaccccatagaaaatccttggagggagttgaaagtccgtgttgcccagcaacagccccaaaacatcactgctctagagaagATCTGCagtgaggaatgggccaaaataccagcaacagtgtgtgaaaaccttgtgaagacttacagaaaacgtttgacctctgtcatggcCAACAAAAGGGTATATAAAAAGTATTGAGAtgaacttttgttattgaccaaatacttattttccatcataatttgcaaataaattcattaaaaatcctacaatgtgattttctggattttttttctcattttgtctgtcatagtttgaagtgtacctatgatgaaaattacaggcctctcatcttttttaagtgagagaacttgcacaattggtggctgactaaatattttttgccCCAAGTATTtcatacactgccaattttgcaggttttcctacttacaaagcatgtagaggtctgtaaattttattttatttattataggtaaccacttcaactgtgagagacggaatctaaaacaaaaatccagaaaatcacattgtatgatttttaagtaattaatttgcattttattgctgtcgctgggcaatacggacctcagctccctccaaagatgttctattgggttcaggtctggagactggctaggccactccaggaccttgagatgcttcttaactGTTACTTTGGACAAGATCAAGACATCAATATTCTTGCAATGTTTTTTGTATAAAATAATCTTAAATTATAGCTCAAATTGAGCAAATTCTGAATTTGTGATCAGTCGTGATTAATCCCAGCAAATGCTGCGATTAACTCGATTAAATGTGTTAATCATTTGACAGCCCAAGTTgttagtactgtatgtatgtgtgcacatCTACTCTCCACACATAGCTGAAACAATATGACAAATGCAACTGTATTGCTCAGCAATTTAATTCTAACATTCTTGGTGACTTAAACATTTGTCAATATTATCCATTTGGCAGGAGGGCATAAATTGAAACAATCAAGGTACTTCACTGAAAGGTCAGTACACTTgttactcttagaaaaaaaggttcctaaagggttcttcggctgtccctataggagaaccctttttggttccaggtaaaccgtttttggttccacgtagaacccttttgggttccatgtagaaccctctgtggaaagggttctcctatgaggatgGCTGAAAAAMCgtgttaggttctagatagctccCTTTCTTGTAAGAGTGTAGGTGAGTTTAGGCTTCTTGACATTCATACTTGACAACAGACATGCCCTTCCTTGCTTATACTTGAGGAGAACGTTGGCATAATGTTCCTGGCACAATAGCCCAATTGGGCCAATATCTGCAGAAACAAGTGTACTGCACCAGTCCAGCCAAGAACCTACTAGTGATGAAAAAAATGTGGAGGCCATCTGACAACAGACGACCGTGaatgttgtgtgtatatattatttgttgtgtgtaaatgtactgacatgtacagtatgtgtaactgatagatacacacactacatgtgaAAACAAATAATTCAGTTGGTTATTCATACCGGTTATAGACTGTAGCGATAttgtctatatgaatgcagctactgtaccactgtattgaagccattggaCAGAGTTTATCACAGCACACTACGCTTTATTTTGGGCAATAGTTTCaataatgtatgtaaattgtcaAGCCTTTTGTCTGtgatgtctttttcgttatgtgtcggaccccggtaagactagctgttgccattggtgTCGGCTAATGTGGATCGTtataaaacaaaataactttgTAACGAAGGTGTAGAATATCATAAGTCATATTTTACTTTTGTACATCTAAGGACTTTGTCATATTATCATTCAGAAGGAAACACTATCCAGATGCATCCAGTGGTTTTTAATAAGGTTTCTTGGACTTTAACGTATTCAGAATAGAGAAAACAACCAATTTTTCTTCAGATTAGACTACAACCATGCCATGCATCTCTTTATCATTGCTGAGGGGTTAACTATTCATAGACACAGATTTGTTTAAGAGTTTGAAGACTGGTCAATGGAAAGACTAAGCAACTCACCCATACTCCGACTGCCAAGACAACCAAAAAGTAGATCACAATGACGGAGATATCCGCCGGGTTGTTGAGGGCCACCGTGCCATTGTTAAACACATTCCTAACTAAGGGGAACCCAGAATAATCCTGTGTCATTTTGTCTGCTCCGAGCTGCAGAGGTGACTAGAGGACAGGTGTGTTGATGAAGATTCTTTCCTTTACTGCTGCACTGATGCTTCTGTACCACTGACCCCAAAGGTaggtataggtgtgtgtgtgtgtactgctggTTAATATTGTGTTTGAGACCATGAAAAGGTGTgtcagcttgcctgccaatgcgtGTGTGCATTCCAGTAAATTAATAAATGTTTGAATTGTTCACAAACGTGTCAGAAATCAAAGAATGTGTTTAATGGCAAACACAGGGTTATTAATGATCAACTGAACAGGAAATACTTGGAGGAAAGAAACATattcctgtaaaaaaaataaaaaaataggagcATATCACTCCACTATCAGAACTACACTAACCCTAGTCGTAATGGAAAAGGCTGTTTGATCAAACTCTAGGTAGATAAGTAAACTGTAACAGTGCTGTGACAGCAGGTGAATTGAGGACTCCTGGGAGAAAGAGCATAGCAAAGAGCATACACAAGAATAAAAAATATGGTGGTTTTCTGATAGAAAAactatagtagtagtaataataatatagtgAACCAAAATAAAAAcgccacatgtaaagtgttgatctcaatgtttcatgggctgaaataaaagaacccagaaatgttccataagcacaaagagCCTATTTCGAtgaaattttgtgcacaaatttgttgacatccctgttagtgagtatttctcctttgccaagacaatccatccacctgacaggtgtggcatatcaagaaatgtattaaacagcatcattacacaagtgcaccttgagtttaggacaataaaaggccaataaaaggccactctaaaatgtgcagttttgtcacacaacacaatgccacagatttctcaagttttgagggagcgtgcaattggcatgctgactacaggaatgtccaccagaacatTTGCCAGATATTTgaatggcagtacgtccaatgtggcctcacaaccacagaccacgtgtaaccacgttagcccaggacatccacatcggCTTTTTTtatctgcgggatcgtctgagaccagccccttggacagctgatgaaactgaggagtatttctgtgtgtaataaagccctttcgtAGGGAAAAACGAATTCTGCTTGAACTAGCTCCCCAGTTGGTGGGCctatcatgtgaaatccatagattagggcctactttattaatttaaattgactgatttccttacaaactcagcaaaaaaatgtacgtccctttttcaggaccctgtctttcaaagataattcgtaaaaatccaaattacttcacagatctccattgtaaagtgtttaaacactgtttcccatgcttgttcaatgaaccataaacaattaatgaacatgcaccagtgRaacggtcgttaagacactaacagcttacagacggtaggcaattaaggtcacagttatgaaaacttaggacactaaagaggcctttgtactgactctgaaaacccctaaaagaaagatgcccagggtccctgctcatctgcgtgaatgtgccttaggcatgccgcaaggaggcatgaggactgcagatgtggccagggcaataaattgcaatgtctgtactgtgagacgcctaagacagtgctacagggagacaggatggacagctgatcgtcctcgaggtggcagaccacgtgtaacaacacctgcacaggatcaatACACCCGAAAatcacacctacgggacaggtacaggatggcaacaacaactgcccgagttaaatcaaatcaaagtctatttgtcacctgcgccgaatacaacaggtaccttacagtgaaatgcttatttacaggctctaaccaatagtgccaaaaaggtattaggtgaacaataggtaggtaaagaaataaaacaacattaaaaagacaggttatatacagtagcgaggctacatacagacacYggttagtcaggctgattgaggtagtatgtacatctagatatggttaaagtgactatgcacatatgatgaacagagagtagcagtagcgtaaaagaggggttggcgggtggtgggtgKAAcaaaatgcagatagcccggttagccaaagtgtgggagcactggttgttcggcccatttgaggtagtatgtacatgaatgtatagttaaagtgactatgcatatatgttaaacagagagtagcagcagcgtaaaaagaggggttgggggggcacacaatgcaaatagtccaggtagccatttgattacctgttcaggagtcttatggcttgggggtaaaaactgttgagaagcctttttgtcctagacttggcactccggtaccacttgccatgcggtagtagagagaacagtctatgactggggtggctggggtctttgacaatttttagggcctttagggccaaacttaatgatggtgttggagtcgtgcctggccatgcagtcgtgggtgaacagggagtacaggaggggactgagcacgcacccctggggagctccagtgttgaggatcagcgtggcaaatgtgttgctacctaccttcaccacctgggggtggcccgtcaggaagtccaggatccagttgcagagggaggtgtttagtcccaggatccttagcttagtgttgagctttgaaggtactatggtgttgaacgctgagctgtagtcaatKaatagcattctcacataagtgttccttttgtccaggtgggaaagggcagtgtggagtgcaatagagatttcaacatctgtggatctgtttgggcggtatgcaaattggagtgggtccagggtttctgggataatggtataATGGGATAATGTGAGCCATtgccaacctttcaaagcacttcatggctacggatgtgagtgctacgggtctgtagtcacttaggcaggttgcctttgtgttcttgggcatagggattatggtggtctgcttaaaacatgttggtattacagactcaatcagggacatgttgaaaatgtcagtgaagacacctgccagttggtcaacacatgcccggagcacacgtcctggtaatccgtctggccacgcagccttgtgtatgttctCATGTGctacccttcctgtaggctcatcctgacatgaccctccagcatgacaatgccaccagccatactgctcattctgtgcgtgatttcctgcaaRacaggaatgtcagtgttctgccatggccagcgaagagcccggatctcaatcccattgagcatgtctgggacctgttggattggagggtgagggctagggccattccccccagaaatgtccgggaacttgcaggtgccttggtggaagagtggggtaacatctcacagcaagaactggctaatctggtgcagtccatgagggggagatgcactgcagtacttaacgcagctggtggccacaccagatactgacttacttttgattttgaccccccctttgttcagggacacattattctatttctgttagtcacatgtctgtggaacttgctcagtttatgtctcggttgttgaatcttatgtttatacaaatatttacaMgttaagtttgctgaaaataaacgcagttgacagtgagaggacgtttctttttttgcagagtttatgaattgtaactcagtaaaatctttgaaattgttgcatgtttcgtttatatttttgttcagtataataataatagcatTAGAAGTATGTTAATGGACATTGCTATAGTATAGTATGTTGACTGCAAGCCTAGTCCATGACCTCTGTCAATATGATGGTTTATTTCAACAAGTTAACTAATTCTAAGGTCAGTCAACCAAAAAGGTACTTTCTCCACAACGCTACCTCACCCacagagtaaacacacacacagatagtggGTTAATTATTACTCTGTCCTTCCGTCATTCCTCCTTGACTGTGTGTGATGAGGTGCTGCTTTCCATAGAATTATATCTATTTCCGTCATTCCTCGTCAGGTTGCTGGTGAAGacttgagtgtgtgtgaggtgcaGTTATccataaaatatgtatttctctTTCATGAACAATTATCTGTCACATCTCAATCACAGCTACAAACAATCTTGTTCACATAAAGTTGCATCAGTGTCTACAAGTATATAACATTTGCAATATCACAGTATGATCTTACAATACCCTTGTATTGCTCCTATCTTGGTATCGCCTGATGCTTCAATCCTGTGCTTTTATCTCAGCTATTTCAAAGCATGAACTATCTCCTAGAAGGCCAgcttcccggagtcgcctcttcactgttgacttggagactggtgttttgcgggtactatttaatgaagctgccagttgagaacttgtgaggcgtctgtttctcaaactagacactaatgtacttgtcctcttgctcagttgtgcaccggggcctcccacttctctttctattctgtttagagccagtttgcgctgttctgtgaagggagtagtacacagcgttgtacgagatcttcagtttcttggcaatttcttgcatggaattgcattaatttctcagaacaagaatagactgacgagtttcagaagaaagttaattgtttctggccattttgagcctgtaatcgaacccacaaatgctggtgctccagatactcaactagtgtaaAGAAGGMCAGTTTTAcggcttctttaatcaggacaacagttttcagctgtgctaacataattgcaaaagggttttctaatgatcaacttggattagctaacacaacgtgccattggaacacaggagtgatggttgctgacaatgggcctctatacacctatgtagatattccattaaaaatctgccgtttccagctacaatagtcatttacaacattaacatgtctacactgtatttctgatcaatttgatattatttttatggacaaaaaaaagcttttctttcaaaaacaaggacatttctaagtgaccccaaacgtttgaacggtagtgtatattacttTACTAGAGCTGTTATACTATAAACCCTGTAGTTAGGAGAGTAAAAGTACCAAAAACCATCACTAGGTGTTACTATTGAGTTGAGCTGAAGATGGTTAAATGCAGAGGACAAAAAAAAGAGCCTTCAAGGCTCAAAAAAGGGTGGTGAAACCAGCCAGGGTTCTGTTCAGTTGGGCACATGAAAGCAAAacatttgcaacagaaaacaaaaatgggTAGTATTAGACTTATTACtagccttttttttttctttaaaccaAATGGTTAAGTTAGTTAAATATAAAAGGTGTGTCGATAATTAATTGGAAATGTATACTGCACCAAGATACCCATTCTGACTTTGTccatcggggggggggggataccatGAGAGCAACATCCTCACCAAAAACACACAGTGAAcaaaatcagtgtgtgtgtgtaatacctgAATGAGAAAARAAACACACATCATGACCAAATTGCTCATGACTGCAGGGCCAGATTCACTCACAGCAACTGATGCGCACAATCATGCTGTTCATCCAAGAATTCCCACAGAATAGGCTACACACGCATGTCTGCACACAAAGCATGTACACatgcccacacaaacacactataaAACAGCACACCGAAGACAGAAATCAAGGCCATTTGTTGCAATTATAAATTACTCCGAAGCACAGGGCATAAACCCACACAAGTTCCCATGATAGGTAATGTTTTAATGGCATTCTTTAATGACCACGCATGATTcataataataaacaaatgtacttGCACAACTGAAAACTCCAGACACTGTCCCATCAACATTCATAGACGGACATTTCAAGACGGATGGCTGGAATACGTTCACAGGGGCTAACAGTGCACACAGAGGTCAGAGGGCAAAGTGGAAAGGGCAAGAGGCAGGAAATAGAGAGgaacaacagacagacatctTACAGTGACAGGGGGCATAGAAACAGTACAAGTCAAGGAGGAGAGCACAACAACATTCTGGTAAATAGTGACATTTGCACTATGCTGTgcaaaataatgaaacattttccCTAATTAGCATTACAGACATCCATCATGATGATAGATACTAGATTGTCCTCACGAGAACATCCTGTGGAAATGTCACTTGAATACCAACTAGTCAGTTAATTATCAGCAACTATGGAAGGGAGGGGATGGAATGGATCGAAGCAGAAAAAATACCACCTAGCGCACAGGAAGTGGGCCAGGGACAGAAAGGCTTGGAGgacagaaaagagggagagagttggaGGACAGTATGAGAGGGTGAATGCAGCAAGGGAAGAGGTGAGAATGTAGGACAAAAACAACAGGCCACTAGAGAACAGATTATTCCTGATGAGGCCTTAATTGAGCATTATAATGGCACAAAGAGAAAAAGAGGTGAGCGATTAGGAAGAGAAAAAAATTGAGGGAATAGAGAAGAAAAGGTCAGAAAAGAGTAGAGAATAGGGGGAAGGGGAGTGTCTAACTCTAGCTAAAGACTATCTGGGGGTAGGAGGAGGTCTCAGGGTTGGGCCTCTCCCCCCTCGCTGTCCTGCTGGTCACTGGTCCACAGGGTCAGGTTGTCCCGCAGCAGCTGCATGATGAGGGTGGAGTCCTTATAGGAGTCCTCGTTCAGATTGTCCAGGTGTCCRATGGCCTCRTCAAAGGCCTCCTTGGCCAGCYTGCAGGCCTCCTCGGGRGCRTTYTGGATCTCGTAGTAGAACACAGAGAAGTTGAGGGCCAGRCCTAGSCGGATGGGGTGGGTGGCCGCCATGCTCTTGCTGATCTCGTAGGCYTCCTTGTAGGCTCCCTCGGAGGACTCCACGGCGGAGGTCTTCTTCTCGGCTGTAGCCACCTCGGCCAAATAGCGGTAGTAGTCGCCCTTCATCTTCAGGTAGAACACCTTGCTCTCCAGCTGGTCTTCTCCGCAGCTCTTGATGAGGAACTGGTCGAGCAGGTTGAGCACGTCCTGGCAGACCGTCTCCAGCTCCTTCTCGATGGTCTCCCGGTAGGCCTTCACCAGCTCCAGCTTCTTGTCGTTGCCGTCGGCCATGGCCCTCTGCTCAATGCTGGAGGTGACGCGCCAGGAGGACCGCCGGGCCCCCACCACGTTCTTGTAGGCCACAGAGAGCAGGTTGCGGTCATCGTTACTCAGAGGTTCGCTCAGCTCAGTCACCTGGTGAGGACATAGAAGTGTTAAAtagctcagctggtagagcatggctcttgcaacaccaggataaTGGGTTCAATTCCAGGGACCACCCATACTTAAAATGTATCCACGCATGAATggaagtcactttggataaaagtgtttgctaaatggcattttttaaatattattaacATTGACAGGATGTGAAAACGCTACCATATCATATACTTTTTATAAATCTAAGAAATTGGCCTAACATTGGGAGGACCTACACATTCACCATGACAAAGGTGTGAAGTTGCAGGGTGCATGCATGTCTAGGTGGAGATGTACAGTATGCTGTGTTTGGGAATgaagctgtgcttgattgaaccagactttttgttttattatataaAGATACTTCTATGCCTTTTGAGCAACCGGATGCATTTAAATCAATCGCTGAAAATGTACCCATCAGCATCAATACAGCTGACCTTgcagggttgtcactagttaccacagtcaaAATGGGCTATATCATAcattgatgaaaacaaaaatgtgctttttggtcttaatttaaggttaggattaggcataaggttagtagTGTACttaaggtttaaaatcagattttaagaagatcaaTTGTAGAACTAGACAGGGTTTAGccatttgtggctgtggtaacaagTGAYGACCCTCTTGCAGACAGGATATGTGTGGGTGCATTCGCAAAGGCGCAAAATCTGGTCCTTCATACATTTCCACCATCATATTTGCTAGTTATTTAAGAACATTTTTCTCTGTCTGGCATAAAGTTGACCATTACTATCTTAGTTAAGCTATTATAGGTCATGTAAAACCAGCTTTCAAGCTtggactagctagctagttttattCACTAGCCCAAAGTGCTGTAACTAGTGAACGAACGCACCCAATGTGTGCCTATGTTCATTTTGGCTGGTGCTACTGCATCGACCAGCCGTTGCTAGCCACGAAGCCAGACCACCACCAGTTTCATTCTTAACTAGATATAGATAACTAGGTCGTTAGTTACTACATTCACTTCTCAAAACGATATGACAAAATAACAGTAACAGAAGCAAAATAACCTTGATGTTGTGTGCACCAGGTTTCACATTGATTTGATTATGCAGATAATTTTGGAAATTATTTATAAAGTAAAGACGACAaacccagctaactagctaccgtaGTTAGCAAGATACTACATGGTATGACCATTGAATGATGTCATCTGATGACCTTTGTTACAAACTGATATCAATGATTATCACATTATGTAATTATTTCATGTGAGATGCATTGTGCAGAACGATGACGTCTCTAGTACCTGTTTCATCGCCGAGGCCATGTCATCGTACCGTTCCGCCTGCTCAGCCATACGGGCTCGCTGGATCAGTTGCTCTCTATCTGCCATCGTCGCTGTTGATGTGCCGAAGGTCGGGCAGTCAGTTCCACGATACAGGAAGCAGGCTATCGA is a window of Salvelinus sp. IW2-2015 linkage group LG5, ASM291031v2, whole genome shotgun sequence DNA encoding:
- the LOC111964098 gene encoding 14-3-3 protein eta codes for the protein MADREQLIQRARMAEQAERYDDMASAMKQVTELSEPLSNDDRNLLSVAYKNVVGARRSSWRVTSSIEQRAMADGNDKKLELVKAYRETIEKELETVCQDVLNLLDQFLIKSCGEDQLESKVFYLKMKGDYYRYLAEVATAEKKTSAVESSEGAYKEAYEISKSMAATHPIRLGLALNFSVFYYEIQNAPEEACXLAKEAFDEAIGHLDNLNEDSYKDSTLIMQLLRDNLTLWTSDQQDSEGGEAQP